From Mercenaria mercenaria strain notata chromosome 17, MADL_Memer_1, whole genome shotgun sequence, the proteins below share one genomic window:
- the LOC123536745 gene encoding uncharacterized protein LOC123536745, which yields MLRNVLKLHRSLQGAVSSIYKRYGTRALARVEMTDAASDGSVRTLDPVKTHEKYDRYMVYTSQTHHRLHYNLEELTEKLQKFFVEKLLEQMKVLVKENETIRISFNFVNENVFRCHLNMPIRKLGFKSFFKRYNDDRGLAVFSLKSGRDVPVDNSNTGSYNRMAYIKQYRQLMFLGLYMISNK from the exons ATGTTGAGAAACGTTTTAAAGCTACATCGTTCCTTACAAGGGGcggtttcatcaatttacaaaCGATATGGAACAAGAGCGCTAGCCCGTGTCGag ATGACAGATGCTGCTAGCGATGGATCAGTAAGGACACTGGATCCTGTCAAGACTCATGAAAAATACGACAGATATATGGTGTACACGAGTCAAACGCACCATAGACTTCACTACAATTTGGAAGAATTGACTGAAAAACTGCAGAAATTCTTTGTAGAGAAACTACTGGAGCAAATGAAGGTGCTCGTCAAAGAAAATGAGACTATACGAATCAGCTTTAATTTTGTGAATGAAAATGTGTTCAGATGTCATTTGAATATGCCAATAAGGAAACTTGGATTCAAGTCGTTCTTCAAAAGATATAATGATGACAGAGGTTTAGCtgtattttctttgaaaagtggACGAGATGTACCAGTTGATAATAGCAATACGGGCTCATACAATAGAATGGCATATATAAAACAGTATCGGCAGTTAATGTTTTTAGGCCTGTATATGATATCTAACAAATAG